In one window of Thermodesulfobacteriota bacterium DNA:
- a CDS encoding succinate dehydrogenase/fumarate reductase iron-sulfur subunit, protein MKTINLTLRVWRQGTRESKGRFETYPARNISTDMSFLEMIDVVNEELTRTGQEPIAFDHDCREGICGMCGAMVNGYAHGHQKGTTLCQLHMRHFDDGDTLVIEPWRSRAFKVIKDLIVDRSAFDKIIQAGGYVSVNTGGVPDGNAIPVPQEIAEKAMDAAACIGCGACVASCPNAAAMLFTGAKISQLALLPQGRPEAARRVAAMLKVHDALGFGNCTNERECEARCPKEISIVNIARMNREFLKSGFLAE, encoded by the coding sequence ATGAAGACCATCAATCTGACCTTGCGGGTGTGGCGTCAGGGCACCAGGGAAAGTAAAGGCAGGTTTGAAACATACCCGGCCAGGAACATCTCCACGGACATGTCCTTTCTGGAAATGATCGACGTGGTCAACGAGGAACTTACCCGCACGGGCCAGGAGCCCATCGCCTTCGACCATGACTGCCGCGAAGGCATCTGCGGCATGTGCGGCGCCATGGTCAACGGGTACGCCCACGGTCACCAGAAGGGCACCACCCTCTGCCAGCTTCACATGCGCCATTTTGACGACGGCGACACCCTGGTCATCGAGCCCTGGCGGTCCCGGGCTTTTAAGGTAATCAAAGACCTGATCGTCGACCGCAGCGCCTTTGACAAGATCATCCAGGCCGGCGGCTATGTCTCGGTCAACACCGGCGGGGTGCCGGACGGTAACGCCATTCCCGTTCCCCAGGAGATCGCGGAAAAAGCCATGGATGCCGCCGCCTGCATCGGCTGCGGCGCCTGCGTCGCCTCCTGTCCCAACGCCGCGGCCATGCTCTTTACCGGGGCCAAGATTTCCCAGCTGGCCCTGCTGCCCCAGGGCCGGCCCGAGGCCGCCCGGCGGGTGGCCGCCATGCTCAAAGTCCACGACGCCCTGGGCTTCGGCAACTGCACCAATGAGCGGGAATGCGAGGCGCGCTGCCCCAAGGAGATCTCCATCGTCAACATCGCCCGCATGAACCGGGAATTCCTGAAATCCGGGTTCCTGGCGGAATAG
- a CDS encoding metallophosphoesterase family protein — MDNPSDKRSMAVDQNHETSARVGIMADSHGQVRALSAGISLLQRQGCDVLYHLGDICDSAYPDTTRDCLALIAEHHVLAVKGNNEHAIAVNLQDYEDDPEAILLGSFLERLPLVRSDAGALFAHSLPFENELGLSAMVRVMEPLAANLFFKMYPGEVLFRGHSHSPEIIYPRDGRAATRSLPVDETISLADLRPCVVTCGALMDGLCLVWDPAGDWIRSLACQV; from the coding sequence ATGGATAACCCCAGTGACAAGCGATCAATGGCCGTCGATCAAAACCATGAGACCTCCGCCCGGGTCGGCATCATGGCCGACAGCCACGGCCAGGTTCGCGCCCTGTCGGCCGGCATTTCTCTTCTCCAGCGCCAGGGATGCGATGTCCTCTATCACCTGGGCGATATCTGCGACTCGGCCTACCCGGACACCACCCGGGACTGCCTGGCCCTGATCGCCGAACATCACGTGCTGGCCGTCAAGGGCAATAACGAACACGCCATCGCCGTCAATCTTCAGGATTATGAAGATGATCCCGAGGCCATTCTGCTGGGATCTTTTCTGGAACGGTTGCCTCTGGTCCGGTCTGATGCCGGGGCGCTGTTCGCCCACTCCCTGCCGTTTGAAAACGAACTCGGCCTGTCGGCCATGGTGCGGGTCATGGAACCGCTGGCGGCCAACCTGTTTTTCAAAATGTACCCCGGCGAGGTGCTGTTCCGGGGCCACAGTCACTCTCCTGAAATCATTTATCCCCGTGACGGCCGGGCGGCCACCCGCTCCCTCCCCGTGGATGAGACCATTTCTTTGGCCGACCTGCGGCCCTGCGTGGTCACCTGCGGCGCCCTGATGGACGGCCTCTGCCTGGTCTGGGACCCGGCCGGCGACTGGATCCGTTCGTTGGCCTGTCAGGTTTAA
- a CDS encoding enoyl-CoA hydratase/isomerase family protein, whose product MNRNDILTVNYDGALATVTINRPEKKNAMSLDVLDGLYEIARSFEKRSDVTAIILTGADGVFSAGVDLSDPKMAEVMTAPLAQKRKLMEYGPRMCGAWEALDQITICAIEGFCVGGGVSLACACDFRVMAESAFIRVPEIGLAMNMSWATIPRLVHLVGPARTKEIVLFGERVYARTACDWGFAQRVCPDNAAMEEAGKIAAKVLALPPMPAAMTKQTVNAVTNALDRSIAHMDADQFVLTLLSQDFKEGVEAFFQKRKPNFSGS is encoded by the coding sequence ATGAACCGGAACGACATCCTAACGGTAAATTATGACGGCGCGCTGGCGACGGTGACCATCAACCGCCCGGAGAAGAAGAACGCCATGTCCCTGGATGTTCTGGACGGGCTTTATGAGATCGCCAGAAGTTTTGAAAAACGGTCCGATGTGACCGCGATTATCCTGACCGGAGCGGACGGTGTTTTCAGCGCCGGGGTGGATCTTTCCGACCCGAAAATGGCCGAGGTAATGACCGCTCCCCTGGCTCAAAAACGGAAATTGATGGAATACGGCCCCAGAATGTGCGGCGCCTGGGAGGCCCTGGATCAGATCACCATTTGCGCCATCGAAGGATTTTGCGTGGGCGGAGGCGTGTCCCTGGCCTGTGCCTGCGACTTCAGGGTGATGGCGGAATCGGCCTTTATCCGGGTGCCGGAAATCGGGCTGGCCATGAATATGAGCTGGGCCACCATACCCCGGCTGGTTCACCTGGTCGGGCCGGCCAGGACCAAGGAAATTGTTTTGTTCGGCGAAAGAGTTTACGCGCGGACCGCCTGCGACTGGGGCTTTGCCCAGCGGGTATGTCCCGACAACGCGGCCATGGAGGAAGCCGGGAAAATCGCGGCAAAGGTCCTGGCCCTGCCCCCCATGCCCGCGGCCATGACCAAGCAGACCGTCAACGCCGTTACCAACGCGCTGGACCGGTCCATCGCGCATATGGATGCCGATCAGTTCGTCCTGACCCTGCTCTCGCAGGACTTTAAGGAAGGCGTCGAGGCCTTCTTCCAGAAACGCAAACCGAACTTTTCCGGCTCATGA
- a CDS encoding TetR/AcrR family transcriptional regulator, giving the protein MATEKDVNPRKQPIQERSKFTVEAIFEAAIQIFTENGYAGSTTDLIAERAGVSIGTLYQYFPNKKAILIGIWDRNMQTADKGRDLFINAIKWEGGLNPEKMKSIVTACLDIHKDCVKPHLFFEEIPQPDFIQERLKEKESIVIALYTAILDHSANIRIPDNRTGARMIYEVMERLTHRYLLHFQNEMSEDEFISETADMISRYLFKGNNTKLNPI; this is encoded by the coding sequence ATGGCAACTGAAAAAGACGTAAACCCGCGTAAACAGCCGATCCAGGAACGGTCAAAATTTACGGTTGAAGCCATTTTCGAGGCCGCTATTCAGATTTTTACGGAAAATGGATATGCCGGTTCGACCACTGATTTGATCGCCGAACGGGCAGGTGTTTCCATTGGAACCCTTTATCAATATTTCCCGAATAAGAAAGCGATTCTGATCGGCATTTGGGATCGAAACATGCAAACCGCGGATAAGGGGCGGGATCTTTTTATCAATGCCATTAAATGGGAAGGCGGGCTGAATCCCGAAAAGATGAAATCAATTGTAACCGCATGCCTTGATATTCATAAGGATTGCGTAAAACCGCATTTGTTCTTTGAAGAAATACCGCAACCTGATTTCATTCAAGAGCGGTTAAAGGAAAAAGAGTCAATTGTAATCGCGCTTTATACCGCTATTCTGGATCACAGCGCGAATATTCGAATTCCAGATAATCGTACCGGTGCCCGAATGATTTATGAAGTCATGGAACGATTGACCCATCGCTACCTGCTGCATTTTCAGAATGAAATGAGCGAAGATGAATTCATTTCAGAAACAGCTGATATGATCAGCCGTTATTTATTTAAAGGGAACAATACGAAGCTCAACCCCATCTGA
- a CDS encoding molybdopterin-dependent oxidoreductase, translated as MADKRIVRSACQMCHGGCQVLVHLEGDKVVKVTGDPQSPVSKGFICPKGAASPELLYHPDRILQPLRRRGGKGENKWERITWDEALDEMAGKLDGIRKQFGPWYFGMMHGTGRPYENLGIRFANAFGTPNMTGVAHLCFWPRIHANLATQGMSEMPVCDVYASSGVKPECLVIWGCNITGPIGHHSADGMCGGILTRAMKSARKVIVIDPRRVVNDADLWLGLRPGTDGALALAMIHVIIREDLVDHEFVRKYTVGFEELREHVKSCTPEWAAAITRLSPELISEAARTYATVKPACMQWGNGIDHSRCNFHTARSLLILRAITGNLHRPGGDIIYARPEGFRIRSAYHDHRFAGIQFLPLENMAYALDSEKQAMRLPAWHRFLRQQALKPASYLASKFYDRVGPWIENRIGMVNMMANLHNLRGSRYPMMPIVHPPAFWESIVSGDPYRLKAFWIIGSNPLVSMSNSLMIEKALQLLEYVVVTDFFLTPTAQFADLFLPACTWMEYNDIHTSGGHTYSLMARKALTKVGDTMEPQECMLRLAQRLGLKKAFPWKNLREIGEWMLAGTGCGYEEFFEKGILVNKPRVFGYQTEKHFFKTPSGKFEIYAKDLMKMGIEPLPVYREPALSPVSTPETAKNYPLILIGGVKIPQFFISEGRQISSLRRRMPDPMVQIYPATAQSLGINDNDWVWVETTDKRVKMRAAFFDGMAEDTVCAQFAWWFPEEDPPEHGWKRSSLNQLFGKMSYDPETGSESLKCSLCRIYPDKEK; from the coding sequence ATGGCAGATAAACGTATTGTCCGATCCGCCTGCCAGATGTGTCACGGGGGTTGTCAGGTACTGGTGCACCTGGAAGGGGATAAAGTCGTCAAGGTCACGGGTGATCCGCAGAGCCCCGTCAGCAAGGGGTTCATCTGCCCCAAAGGCGCCGCTTCGCCGGAACTGCTCTACCATCCTGACCGGATTCTGCAACCCTTGAGACGCCGGGGCGGAAAAGGTGAGAATAAATGGGAACGCATCACCTGGGATGAGGCGCTGGATGAAATGGCCGGCAAACTGGATGGCATCCGGAAACAATTCGGCCCCTGGTATTTCGGAATGATGCACGGAACAGGGCGACCGTATGAAAATCTGGGGATTCGCTTCGCCAATGCCTTTGGTACGCCCAACATGACTGGTGTAGCTCATCTGTGCTTCTGGCCGCGCATACATGCCAATCTGGCCACCCAGGGGATGAGCGAGATGCCGGTATGCGATGTCTACGCCAGCAGCGGTGTTAAGCCGGAATGCTTAGTGATCTGGGGCTGCAACATTACCGGCCCTATCGGGCATCATTCGGCTGACGGCATGTGCGGCGGTATCTTGACCAGGGCCATGAAAAGCGCGCGTAAAGTGATCGTCATCGATCCGCGGCGGGTCGTAAATGATGCCGATCTCTGGCTGGGGCTCAGGCCGGGGACGGACGGCGCCCTGGCCCTTGCCATGATTCATGTGATTATCCGCGAAGACCTGGTTGATCATGAATTTGTCCGGAAATATACGGTCGGATTTGAAGAATTGAGGGAACATGTCAAATCCTGTACGCCGGAATGGGCGGCAGCGATTACCCGCCTTAGCCCCGAACTCATCAGCGAGGCGGCCCGAACCTATGCCACGGTCAAGCCGGCCTGCATGCAATGGGGCAACGGGATTGACCACAGCCGCTGCAATTTTCACACCGCCCGGTCGCTGCTCATTCTCAGGGCCATAACCGGCAACCTGCACCGGCCGGGAGGCGATATCATCTATGCCCGGCCCGAGGGCTTCAGGATCAGATCCGCCTATCATGATCATCGCTTTGCCGGCATACAATTCCTGCCGCTGGAAAATATGGCCTATGCGCTGGACAGTGAAAAGCAGGCCATGCGCCTGCCGGCCTGGCATCGATTCCTGAGACAACAGGCCTTAAAACCCGCAAGCTACCTTGCGAGCAAATTTTATGACCGGGTGGGACCATGGATTGAAAACAGGATCGGCATGGTCAACATGATGGCCAACCTACACAATTTAAGAGGATCGCGATATCCCATGATGCCGATTGTCCATCCGCCGGCCTTCTGGGAATCCATCGTCAGCGGCGACCCATATCGTCTGAAGGCGTTCTGGATAATAGGATCGAACCCGCTGGTCAGCATGTCGAACTCGCTGATGATCGAAAAGGCCCTCCAATTGCTGGAATATGTGGTCGTCACGGATTTTTTTCTTACCCCCACGGCTCAGTTCGCCGACCTGTTTCTGCCGGCCTGCACCTGGATGGAATATAATGATATTCATACCTCAGGCGGGCATACCTACAGCCTGATGGCCCGTAAAGCGCTCACCAAGGTCGGGGATACCATGGAACCTCAGGAATGCATGCTCCGGCTGGCCCAGCGACTCGGCCTGAAGAAGGCTTTCCCCTGGAAAAACTTGCGTGAGATTGGCGAATGGATGCTGGCCGGTACCGGTTGCGGGTATGAAGAATTTTTTGAAAAAGGCATCCTGGTCAATAAACCCCGGGTTTTCGGATATCAGACGGAAAAGCATTTTTTCAAAACCCCTTCGGGCAAATTCGAAATTTATGCCAAAGATTTGATGAAAATGGGAATCGAGCCTCTGCCCGTATACCGTGAACCGGCCTTGTCGCCGGTTTCAACCCCGGAAACAGCTAAAAATTATCCGCTGATTCTTATCGGGGGGGTAAAAATTCCGCAGTTCTTTATCAGTGAAGGCCGTCAGATATCATCGCTGCGTCGGCGTATGCCTGATCCGATGGTTCAGATTTATCCGGCCACGGCCCAAAGCCTGGGCATTAATGACAATGACTGGGTCTGGGTAGAAACTACGGATAAACGGGTTAAAATGCGGGCTGCCTTCTTTGACGGCATGGCGGAAGATACGGTTTGCGCCCAGTTCGCCTGGTGGTTCCCGGAAGAAGACCCACCGGAGCATGGCTGGAAAAGATCCAGTCTCAACCAGCTTTTCGGTAAAATGTCCTATGATCCGGAAACCGGCTCTGAATCATTGAAATGCAGTCTCTGCCGGATCTACCCGGACAAAGAGAAATAG
- a CDS encoding 4Fe-4S dicluster domain-containing protein codes for MRFDFHSRKHIKTEFIKLNPKKCEACGECIKACPNNVIGMVDIKIHKHAHIDSADLCEGCRKCIKACVYGAIN; via the coding sequence ATGAGATTTGATTTTCATAGTCGCAAGCATATTAAAACAGAATTCATCAAACTAAACCCCAAAAAATGTGAGGCTTGCGGGGAATGCATAAAAGCTTGCCCCAATAATGTCATTGGCATGGTTGATATTAAAATTCATAAACATGCGCATATTGATAGCGCCGATTTATGCGAAGGGTGCAGGAAATGTATTAAAGCCTGCGTATACGGTGCTATTAATTAA
- a CDS encoding MerR family transcriptional regulator, protein MRIKDLEEKSGVPRTSIHFYLRQGLLHPPRKTGRTMAYYDDSHVQRLKEISRLKQGSRVPLALLKEHLGSADMMSPGAPEPFDARKTVTTTKEKERKRQEIIREAIRVFSRKGYHQTKIADITGSLKISTGTFYLYYQNKRELFIEVIDSIFRNIVGEAAAAIKEEADFVKRLKIRGRVFYENYTKYSEILNQLRAELASEEQWPAEKIKKIYHGLTKPVIQEIETAIKDGIIRDIDPDLAAYGLTGLIEIMSLRLSLDNKYNLENIMDFITDLTMERLLPQRKKRKKGTPG, encoded by the coding sequence ATGAGGATCAAGGATCTGGAAGAAAAATCGGGCGTGCCCCGCACCTCCATTCATTTTTATCTGCGCCAGGGGCTTCTGCACCCGCCCCGGAAAACCGGTCGCACCATGGCTTATTATGATGACAGCCATGTACAGCGGCTCAAGGAAATCAGCCGGCTCAAACAGGGGTCCCGGGTTCCCCTCGCACTCCTTAAAGAGCATCTGGGTTCCGCCGACATGATGTCGCCGGGGGCACCTGAGCCCTTTGACGCGCGGAAAACCGTCACCACCACAAAAGAAAAAGAGCGCAAACGCCAGGAGATCATCAGGGAAGCCATACGCGTATTCAGCCGGAAGGGATACCATCAAACCAAAATCGCCGACATCACCGGTTCCCTGAAAATCTCCACCGGCACCTTCTATCTTTATTATCAGAACAAGCGGGAACTGTTTATCGAGGTGATCGACAGCATCTTCCGTAATATTGTCGGAGAGGCCGCCGCAGCCATCAAGGAGGAGGCTGATTTTGTCAAACGCCTGAAGATCAGGGGCCGGGTTTTCTATGAGAACTACACCAAATACAGTGAAATTCTGAACCAGTTGAGGGCCGAGCTGGCCAGCGAAGAGCAGTGGCCGGCGGAGAAAATCAAAAAAATCTACCACGGCCTGACAAAGCCCGTTATTCAGGAGATCGAAACCGCCATCAAGGACGGAATCATCCGCGACATCGACCCGGATCTGGCGGCCTACGGGCTGACCGGCCTGATTGAAATCATGTCCCTGCGGCTTTCCCTGGATAACAAATACAACCTGGAAAACATCATGGATTTTATTACCGACCTGACCATGGAACGGCTGTTGCCCCAGCGCAAAAAACGCAAAAAGGGAACCCCAGGATAA
- a CDS encoding thiolase family protein yields the protein MSNSNIAIIGIGEVPTRIMPERTRWDIIYDICMEAIKDSGLDKNDIEAVINVAPQAQPKLAAELSFGKLPEELGLKGCKDTCVCNAGGASTSNCIRLAEHYIASGIARAVLIPHVTVHSTIPLEEQINFFAKAGVDMQWEYPFGTTYNILMGMMANRYMHETGARAEDMASVVTALRSWATRDPNSFFYQKKVPTPQMVMESSLLNTPLHKRESNILCDGGSAMVIVSADDAGKMNRPAAYKLGESVRYFSGTPVLRDFYKVAEGLAVTAREAMKEAGVTKDDISLWNIYMAYPMNHPIMAEALGVAPIGEGARYFAQGRMSFGGDIPWSTIGDAPGRGHTGSGVSTAMYVETARQIMGKAGERQVKDCRYVFQNTAGGSGFNNIATVWGKEI from the coding sequence ATGAGCAATTCAAACATCGCAATCATCGGCATCGGTGAAGTCCCCACCCGGATCATGCCGGAGCGGACCCGCTGGGACATTATCTACGACATCTGCATGGAGGCGATCAAAGACTCCGGGCTGGACAAGAATGACATTGAAGCGGTCATCAATGTCGCTCCCCAGGCCCAGCCCAAACTGGCCGCCGAGCTTTCCTTCGGCAAACTGCCGGAGGAACTGGGGTTGAAAGGCTGCAAGGACACGTGTGTTTGCAATGCCGGCGGCGCCAGCACCAGCAACTGCATCCGACTGGCGGAGCATTATATCGCTTCCGGGATCGCCAGAGCGGTGCTGATCCCGCACGTGACCGTCCACTCCACCATCCCCCTGGAAGAGCAGATCAATTTTTTTGCCAAGGCCGGAGTCGACATGCAATGGGAATACCCTTTCGGCACCACCTACAACATTCTCATGGGCATGATGGCCAACCGGTACATGCATGAAACCGGCGCCAGGGCAGAGGACATGGCCTCGGTAGTCACCGCGCTGAGAAGCTGGGCCACCAGAGACCCCAATTCATTCTTTTACCAGAAGAAGGTCCCCACCCCGCAAATGGTGATGGAATCCTCCCTGCTGAACACGCCGCTCCATAAAAGGGAGAGCAACATCCTCTGCGACGGCGGCAGCGCCATGGTGATTGTTTCCGCGGATGACGCCGGCAAAATGAACAGACCCGCGGCTTACAAGCTGGGGGAATCGGTCCGCTATTTCAGCGGCACCCCGGTTCTGCGGGATTTCTACAAGGTGGCCGAAGGCCTGGCCGTGACCGCCCGGGAAGCCATGAAGGAAGCCGGGGTCACCAAGGACGATATCAGCCTCTGGAACATCTACATGGCCTATCCCATGAACCATCCCATCATGGCCGAAGCCCTGGGCGTGGCTCCCATCGGAGAAGGCGCCCGGTATTTCGCTCAAGGGCGGATGTCCTTCGGCGGGGATATCCCCTGGTCCACCATCGGCGACGCGCCGGGGCGGGGGCATACCGGTTCCGGCGTCAGCACGGCCATGTACGTGGAAACCGCCCGCCAGATCATGGGCAAGGCCGGCGAAAGACAGGTGAAGGATTGCCGCTACGTGTTTCAGAACACGGCCGGCGGTTCCGGATTCAACAACATCGCAACCGTTTGGGGAAAGGAAATATAG
- a CDS encoding OB-fold domain-containing protein, whose product MDIQFDMNRPLPETQPWSKPFWEGTKQGKLLIQHCKDCNANIFYPRKVCPECWSKNMDWITASGKAKVYMFSTAYDMVEPKFMADLPYTVAYVNLEEGIRMMTRIVECEPAAIHIDMEVEVVFHKLSDDFYLPYFKPLKK is encoded by the coding sequence ATGGATATTCAGTTTGACATGAACCGGCCGCTGCCGGAAACGCAACCCTGGTCAAAACCGTTCTGGGAAGGAACCAAACAGGGCAAGCTCCTGATTCAACATTGTAAGGACTGCAACGCCAATATCTTTTACCCGCGCAAGGTCTGCCCGGAGTGCTGGTCGAAAAACATGGATTGGATTACGGCCAGCGGCAAAGCCAAAGTCTATATGTTTTCCACGGCCTACGACATGGTGGAACCGAAGTTCATGGCCGACCTGCCTTATACGGTGGCCTATGTGAACCTGGAAGAAGGCATCCGCATGATGACCCGGATCGTGGAATGCGAACCCGCGGCCATTCATATCGATATGGAAGTGGAAGTGGTCTTTCACAAATTGAGCGACGATTTTTATCTGCCGTATTTCAAGCCGTTGAAAAAATAG
- a CDS encoding enoyl-CoA hydratase/isomerase family protein, translating into MADYKTILYRVDGSVCRITMNRPDKRNAINREMAAELTRAFTEVRQEAGVGVVVLAGEGKSFCTGGDLEIFPSLGTHDNCLNWLAHEGMDLQRAMANCNKVIVGKLHGHCLAGGLELALCCDLLYACESTKFGTTEIDLGILPGWGGTVRLPRSMPVFRAREIIYSGRKDYTARDMYDMGLLTRVFSDDAFEAEFGKIIDNLSRKKPIALRMAKEIMDKATDGTSLEAALAVERNGITWLVYAPDIQALLNPPKS; encoded by the coding sequence ATGGCTGATTATAAAACCATTTTATATCGCGTGGACGGCTCCGTCTGCCGCATCACCATGAACCGGCCGGACAAGCGCAACGCCATCAACCGGGAGATGGCCGCGGAACTGACCCGGGCTTTTACCGAAGTCCGCCAGGAAGCCGGCGTCGGGGTGGTGGTCCTGGCCGGGGAGGGCAAATCCTTCTGTACCGGCGGGGATCTGGAAATATTTCCTTCTCTGGGCACCCATGACAACTGCCTCAACTGGCTGGCCCACGAGGGTATGGACCTGCAGCGGGCCATGGCCAACTGCAACAAGGTCATCGTGGGCAAGCTGCACGGCCATTGCCTGGCCGGCGGCTTGGAACTGGCCCTGTGCTGCGACCTGCTCTATGCCTGTGAATCCACCAAATTCGGGACCACCGAAATCGACCTGGGCATCCTGCCGGGGTGGGGCGGCACCGTGCGGCTGCCCCGCAGCATGCCCGTGTTTCGCGCCCGGGAAATCATCTACAGCGGCCGCAAGGATTACACCGCCCGGGACATGTACGACATGGGACTGCTGACCCGGGTTTTTTCCGACGATGCCTTTGAGGCTGAATTCGGCAAGATCATCGACAACTTGAGCCGGAAAAAACCCATTGCCCTGAGAATGGCCAAGGAAATTATGGACAAGGCAACGGACGGCACCAGCCTGGAGGCCGCCCTGGCCGTGGAAAGAAACGGCATCACCTGGCTGGTTTACGCCCCGGATATTCAGGCTCTGTTAAATCCGCCTAAATCATAA
- a CDS encoding acyl-CoA dehydrogenase family protein: MDFGLSKEQEMLKKEAQRFCKKELSLEYVQWMDENVDFPPDELWQKFIDIGAFRMNVPQEYGGDSVGMVDGMLLYEEICKASASVALAIGTTIGFGTRFIAELGSKAQKEELLPKTCEGKLKFCMALTEPGGGTDILGAIQTQAEEKDGRWVINGEKVFITGAHVADYFITICRTDPDKKPSKSLSIFLVPSGTKGISITRIPKISCHHCDSVGISFNNVEIPKENILGTRGNGWFEMLTVLNPERIGVAMMGVGLIAAAYEYAFAYAQKRQAFGGPISRFQSLQHYLADMYMNLENSRNITYKAAWLCDKGLPYHMEATMAKVIAADGALHATIKGAEILGGYGICNEYPMQRYLRDAFQIQFSPISNEMSRNMIMQFQGFPKSWP, translated from the coding sequence ATGGATTTCGGATTGTCAAAGGAGCAGGAAATGCTCAAGAAGGAGGCGCAGCGCTTCTGCAAAAAAGAGCTGTCCCTGGAGTACGTGCAATGGATGGATGAAAACGTCGATTTTCCTCCGGATGAGTTGTGGCAAAAGTTTATCGATATCGGGGCGTTCCGGATGAACGTTCCGCAGGAATACGGCGGTGACAGCGTCGGCATGGTGGACGGCATGCTGCTTTACGAGGAAATATGCAAGGCCTCCGCTTCGGTGGCCCTGGCCATCGGCACTACCATTGGTTTCGGTACCCGGTTTATCGCCGAACTCGGTTCCAAGGCACAGAAAGAAGAGTTGCTGCCGAAGACATGCGAAGGAAAACTAAAATTCTGTATGGCCCTGACCGAGCCTGGCGGCGGCACGGACATCCTCGGCGCCATTCAGACCCAGGCCGAGGAAAAGGACGGCCGCTGGGTGATCAACGGCGAAAAGGTCTTTATCACCGGCGCCCACGTGGCCGATTACTTCATCACCATCTGCCGCACGGACCCGGACAAAAAGCCCAGCAAATCATTAAGCATCTTCCTGGTGCCGTCCGGGACCAAGGGGATTTCCATCACCCGCATCCCCAAGATCAGCTGTCACCATTGCGATTCGGTGGGCATTTCATTTAACAACGTGGAAATCCCCAAAGAGAACATCCTGGGCACCCGCGGCAACGGCTGGTTTGAAATGCTGACCGTGCTCAACCCGGAACGCATCGGCGTGGCCATGATGGGGGTGGGCCTGATCGCCGCCGCCTATGAATACGCCTTTGCCTATGCCCAGAAGCGGCAGGCCTTCGGCGGCCCCATCAGCCGGTTCCAGAGCCTGCAACACTATCTGGCCGACATGTACATGAACCTGGAAAACTCCCGGAACATCACCTACAAGGCGGCCTGGCTGTGCGATAAAGGACTTCCTTATCATATGGAAGCCACCATGGCCAAGGTCATCGCCGCGGACGGCGCTCTGCACGCCACCATCAAGGGCGCGGAAATCCTGGGCGGTTACGGCATCTGCAACGAGTATCCCATGCAGCGCTATCTCCGGGACGCCTTCCAGATCCAGTTCTCGCCCATTTCCAATGAAATGAGCCGCAACATGATCATGCAGTTTCAGGGGTTCCCGAAGTCGTGGCCATAA